A single region of the Podospora pseudopauciseta strain CBS 411.78 chromosome 1, whole genome shotgun sequence genome encodes:
- the RPL44 gene encoding 40s ribosomal protein L44e (EggNog:ENOG503P3Z6; BUSCO:EOG09265JX6; COG:J), whose protein sequence is MVNVPKTRKTFCKSKECGKHQLHKVTQYKAGKASAFAQGKRRYDRKQSGYGGQTKPVFHKKAKTTKKIVLRLECSACKAKKQLPLKRCKHFELGGDKKTKGAALVF, encoded by the exons ATGGTGAACGTCCCCAAGACCAGAAAGACCTTCTGCAAGAGCAAGGAGTGCGGCAAGCACCAGCTCCACAAGGTCACCCAGTACAAGGCCGGCAAGGCTTCGGCCTTCGCTCAGGGAAAGCGCCGTTACGACCGCAAGCAGAGCGGTTACGGTGGTCAGACCAAGCCCGTCTTCCACAAGAAGGCGAAGACCACCAAGAAGATCGTTCTCAGACTG GAATGCTCCGCGtgcaaggccaagaagcagctcCCTCTCAAGCGCTGCAAGCACTTCGAGCTTGG TGGTGACAAGAAGACCAAGGGTGCTGCCCTCGTCTTCTAA